A stretch of Natronococcus sp. CG52 DNA encodes these proteins:
- a CDS encoding helix-turn-helix domain-containing protein encodes MTDIKAVVRIEHPDIVLTKTVTHDQSSTVKSVLEAGTDPTSGKFFYRIQSSDFRQFEDGLRNDHTIGEFERVIETRDEKAIYSFEYTDESKIISPIISTANGVILDMKNDGNGWILTVWMPDRTNLAPLWDYAEQNDIDIELLRVNEYASLGNTDAGLTDSQREALLVALDTGYFEDPRNATLSEVAANLDISQPAASGLLRRGTKRLIVSSLMDDSEKPD; translated from the coding sequence GTGACCGATATTAAAGCAGTTGTCCGAATCGAGCACCCTGACATAGTGCTCACAAAGACAGTCACTCACGACCAGAGTTCGACAGTCAAATCGGTGTTAGAGGCAGGAACTGACCCTACATCGGGGAAATTCTTCTATCGCATACAGTCATCTGATTTCCGCCAGTTCGAAGACGGATTGCGGAATGATCACACCATTGGCGAGTTTGAACGAGTTATTGAAACCAGAGACGAGAAGGCGATCTATAGCTTCGAGTATACGGACGAATCGAAGATCATCTCACCGATTATTTCGACCGCGAACGGTGTCATACTCGATATGAAGAACGACGGAAACGGTTGGATTCTAACAGTATGGATGCCCGACCGGACGAATCTGGCCCCTCTATGGGACTATGCAGAACAGAACGACATTGATATCGAGTTACTGCGCGTGAACGAATACGCTAGTTTAGGGAATACGGACGCGGGATTGACCGATAGCCAACGAGAGGCACTCCTCGTCGCACTCGACACAGGGTATTTCGAAGACCCACGGAACGCAACTCTCAGCGAAGTCGCCGCTAATCTGGATATCTCTCAACCTGCAGCCAGTGGTCTCCTTCGGCGTGGGACCAAACGACTCATCGTTTCTTCCCTGATGGATGACAGTGAAAAGCCAGATTGA
- a CDS encoding EamA family transporter: protein MGFPEIDSAVFFGSITMVTWGIWVVLGNAASESIDPRTAAAISYLVAGPLALGYILVSDASLAITARGGLLAGVAGLFTGIGLISMYIGLSGGSTTVVSTLGAMYFVVAALIGMVILGDEVTITRFAGIAFAIIGVILVSQ, encoded by the coding sequence ATGGGTTTCCCTGAGATAGATTCGGCTGTGTTCTTTGGTTCGATTACAATGGTAACTTGGGGAATTTGGGTAGTCTTGGGCAACGCTGCGTCGGAGTCTATCGACCCGAGGACGGCCGCCGCGATCTCCTATCTTGTTGCGGGACCCCTTGCACTCGGATACATACTCGTTTCAGACGCATCGCTTGCCATTACTGCGAGAGGGGGACTGCTCGCTGGCGTGGCCGGATTGTTCACCGGAATAGGCCTGATTTCGATGTACATCGGCCTTTCCGGAGGGTCGACAACAGTCGTCTCTACTCTCGGTGCGATGTACTTCGTCGTCGCGGCCCTCATCGGTATGGTTATCCTCGGAGACGAAGTTACGATAACGAGATTTGCTGGGATAGCGTTCGCAATTATTGGGGTCATTTTGGTTTCCCAATAG
- the hisC gene encoding histidinol-phosphate transaminase has protein sequence MQPRDLSDHVAYEAGRGIEEVARELGRDPSEFIKLASNENPHGPSPAATVAIREAASSVSSYPKSAHTDLTAAIADRWNVDDAQVWLANGGDGAIDYLSRATLEPDDDVLVPAPGFAYYGMSARFHHGEVREYTLERDEEFAQSPGKVLSAYDDDRIVYLTSPHNPTGSTVDLADVERIAEETGDDTLVVVDEAYGEFADVDSAVALLEGRDGFEARDDVAVLRTFSKAYGLAGLRLGYAIVPDEWADAYARVNTPFAASELACRAGLAAIDDDEHVDRTLETARESREYMRERIDAHVWPSEGNFVLVAVGDATAVAEETRERGVIVRDCSSFGLPGCIRVTCGTEAETDRAVETINAVLEDVAPESREVSEA, from the coding sequence ATGCAACCGCGCGACCTGTCCGATCACGTCGCCTACGAGGCGGGTCGAGGCATCGAGGAGGTCGCCCGCGAACTCGGGCGCGATCCCTCGGAGTTCATCAAACTCGCCTCGAACGAGAACCCGCACGGGCCCTCGCCGGCGGCCACCGTGGCCATCCGCGAGGCGGCCTCGAGCGTGAGTTCCTACCCCAAGTCCGCCCACACCGACCTCACCGCTGCGATCGCGGACCGCTGGAACGTCGACGACGCCCAGGTCTGGCTCGCCAACGGCGGCGACGGGGCGATCGACTACCTCTCTCGGGCCACGCTCGAGCCCGACGACGACGTGCTCGTTCCCGCACCCGGATTCGCCTACTACGGGATGAGCGCTCGCTTCCACCACGGCGAGGTTCGCGAGTACACCCTCGAGCGGGACGAGGAGTTCGCACAGTCCCCAGGGAAGGTGCTCTCGGCGTACGACGACGACCGGATCGTCTACCTGACCAGTCCGCACAACCCGACGGGTTCGACCGTCGACCTCGCGGACGTCGAGCGGATCGCCGAGGAGACCGGCGACGACACGCTCGTGGTCGTCGACGAAGCGTACGGCGAGTTCGCCGACGTCGACAGCGCCGTCGCGCTGCTCGAGGGCCGCGACGGCTTCGAGGCTCGCGACGACGTCGCCGTTCTGCGCACGTTCTCGAAGGCCTACGGGCTCGCGGGACTGCGTCTCGGCTACGCGATCGTTCCGGACGAGTGGGCCGACGCCTACGCCCGCGTCAACACGCCGTTCGCCGCGAGCGAACTCGCCTGCCGGGCGGGTCTCGCCGCCATCGACGACGACGAGCACGTCGACCGGACCCTCGAGACGGCGCGCGAGTCTCGCGAGTACATGCGCGAACGGATCGACGCGCACGTCTGGCCGAGCGAGGGCAACTTCGTGCTCGTCGCCGTCGGCGACGCGACGGCCGTCGCCGAGGAGACCCGGGAGCGCGGCGTCATCGTCCGGGATTGCTCGAGTTTCGGGCTTCCGGGCTGTATCCGCGTCACCTGCGGCACCGAGGCGGAGACCGACCGCGCCGTCGAGACGATCAACGCCGTCCTCGAGGACGTCGCTCCCGAGAGCAGGGAGGTGTCCGAGGCGTGA
- a CDS encoding adenylate kinase family protein — MRVAVTGTPGTGKTTATKLLESRLEDRDDALEVIHLNEVLEAEGLYTEVDPDRESKIADLDGLAAWLDGSGEAVIESHLAHHFAVDRVAVLRCHPETLEERLLERGETDAKASENAESEALDVILAEAVEEHGLESVYEIDTTELAPEEVATELDAVVADEREPTAGEVDFVGYLG; from the coding sequence GTGAGGGTCGCCGTCACCGGGACCCCGGGGACGGGAAAGACCACCGCGACGAAACTACTCGAGTCCCGGCTCGAGGACCGCGATGACGCGCTCGAGGTGATCCACCTCAACGAGGTTCTCGAGGCGGAGGGGCTCTACACCGAGGTCGACCCCGACCGCGAGAGTAAGATCGCGGATCTCGACGGGCTGGCGGCCTGGCTCGACGGCTCCGGAGAGGCGGTGATCGAATCTCACCTCGCCCACCACTTCGCGGTCGACCGCGTCGCCGTCCTGCGCTGTCACCCCGAAACGCTCGAGGAGCGCTTGCTCGAGCGCGGCGAGACGGACGCCAAGGCGAGCGAGAACGCGGAGAGCGAGGCGCTCGACGTCATTCTCGCCGAGGCGGTCGAGGAACACGGACTCGAGTCGGTGTACGAGATCGATACGACCGAGCTGGCCCCCGAGGAAGTCGCGACCGAACTCGACGCGGTCGTCGCGGACGAGCGAGAACCGACCGCCGGCGAGGTCGACTTCGTGGGGTATCTCGGATGA
- a CDS encoding CDP-alcohol phosphatidyltransferase family protein, which translates to MTLDKLRPYVSRFLDPFVRGFDRVGMTPDGVSLLAFGTAVLAALAFLLGGRADPIWFVAAATLVFLNGWLDIIDGALAREQQTASAGGDLLDHVIDRYADIVIIGGLAAGVGDYFLGFLAVTGVVMTSYLGTQAQAVGLDRVYGGLVGRADRLAIIGLVGFLAYPLSGEYGGLTLIGWLLVFLAVVGHLTALQRFYYAWVALD; encoded by the coding sequence ATGACGCTCGACAAGCTTCGTCCGTACGTCTCGCGCTTTCTGGATCCGTTCGTCAGGGGGTTCGACCGCGTCGGAATGACCCCCGACGGCGTCAGCCTGCTGGCGTTCGGGACGGCGGTGCTGGCCGCACTCGCGTTCCTGCTCGGCGGCCGGGCGGATCCGATCTGGTTCGTCGCCGCCGCGACGCTGGTCTTTCTGAACGGCTGGCTGGACATCATCGACGGCGCGCTCGCACGCGAGCAACAGACCGCCTCAGCGGGCGGGGACCTCCTCGACCACGTCATCGACCGCTACGCCGACATCGTCATCATCGGCGGGCTTGCCGCCGGCGTCGGGGACTACTTCCTCGGCTTCCTCGCGGTGACGGGCGTCGTGATGACCTCCTATCTGGGAACGCAGGCCCAGGCCGTCGGTCTCGACCGGGTCTACGGCGGACTCGTCGGCCGCGCCGACCGGCTGGCGATCATCGGCCTCGTCGGCTTCCTCGCCTATCCGCTCTCGGGCGAGTACGGCGGGCTCACGCTGATCGGCTGGCTGCTGGTCTTTCTTGCAGTCGTCGGCCACCTGACCGCACTCCAGCGGTTCTACTACGCCTGGGTGGCACTCGACTGA
- a CDS encoding multiprotein bridging factor aMBF1, whose amino-acid sequence MVQCEMCGTETSSPKTIKVEGAKLDVCSNCTDFGTEVKQSSSSSSTSTKYSTGSSSSSSSSSGGTSTSGGSSSSSSGGSRRQDMFDDMDELATDYDERVRNAREQKGLSQSDLANELNEKASLIRKIERSDTLPSDQVQSKLESFLEIDLSAEGASADDSEWSGGSSSGSYTLGDVVKRKD is encoded by the coding sequence ATGGTTCAATGCGAGATGTGTGGCACCGAGACGTCGTCTCCGAAGACGATCAAGGTCGAGGGTGCGAAGCTGGACGTGTGTTCGAACTGTACCGATTTCGGTACCGAAGTCAAGCAGTCCTCCTCGAGTTCGAGCACGTCGACGAAGTACTCGACCGGCTCGAGTTCGTCCTCGAGTTCGAGCTCCGGCGGAACGTCGACGAGCGGTGGTTCGAGCTCCTCGAGTTCCGGTGGCTCGCGCCGACAGGACATGTTCGACGACATGGACGAACTCGCGACCGATTACGACGAGCGCGTCCGGAACGCTCGCGAGCAGAAGGGGCTCAGCCAGTCCGATCTCGCGAACGAACTCAACGAGAAGGCGAGCCTCATCCGAAAGATCGAACGTAGCGATACGCTTCCGAGCGACCAGGTGCAGTCGAAACTCGAGAGCTTCCTCGAGATCGACCTGAGCGCCGAGGGCGCCTCCGCCGACGACTCGGAGTGGTCCGGCGGCTCCTCGTCGGGGAGTTACACGCTCGGCGACGTCGTCAAGCGAAAGGACTGA
- the tpiA gene encoding triose-phosphate isomerase: MFVLVNLKTYPCDPIDVAEAVRDVDERTDARLAVAPQAAHLERVAETGVETWAQHVDPIEHGSNTGHTLAESVADAGAVGTLINHSERRLKLADVDGSVRAADRAGLETVVCANNPAQIGAAAALGSDAVAVEPPELIGTGTPVSQADPDVVEDAVDAAASVDSDVSVLCGAGISTGDDVVAAADLGAEGVLLASGVAKADDPTAALEDLVEPL; encoded by the coding sequence ATGTTCGTTCTCGTCAACCTGAAGACGTACCCGTGTGATCCGATCGACGTCGCGGAAGCCGTCCGTGACGTCGACGAACGCACAGACGCGCGTCTGGCCGTCGCGCCGCAGGCCGCTCACCTCGAGCGCGTCGCCGAGACGGGCGTCGAGACGTGGGCCCAGCACGTCGATCCGATCGAGCACGGCAGTAACACCGGCCACACGCTCGCCGAGTCGGTCGCTGACGCGGGTGCGGTCGGAACGCTGATCAACCACTCCGAACGGCGGCTGAAGTTGGCCGACGTCGACGGCTCGGTTCGTGCGGCCGACCGTGCGGGCCTCGAGACGGTTGTCTGTGCCAACAATCCGGCCCAGATCGGCGCCGCGGCGGCGCTCGGCTCCGACGCCGTCGCCGTCGAACCGCCGGAACTCATCGGAACCGGGACGCCGGTCAGCCAGGCCGACCCCGACGTCGTCGAGGACGCCGTCGACGCCGCCGCGAGCGTCGATTCCGACGTCTCGGTGCTGTGCGGTGCCGGAATCAGTACCGGCGACGACGTCGTCGCCGCGGCCGACCTCGGCGCGGAGGGCGTGTTGCTCGCGAGCGGCGTCGCGAAGGCCGACGATCCGACGGCCGCCCTCGAGGACCTCGTGGAACCGCTCTGA
- a CDS encoding toll/interleukin-1 receptor domain-containing protein, with protein sequence MTGEQLYVSHASADLDLVQNLFSTVRNFPVGVHVALEEVESGRSRKRLEGRIANSNVVVAVLTERSADSRWVNQEIGYALAKGIPVLPLYADADLRGGFLTDIEGVAIDRDDLSRTIFELLCRLRRELAPLGALSVPNWYVQFTCTSVRCTHPVVLELEADQSKLWKLHEHGKLLSTSCADCGATYAFDPATIGYVRRENAVQ encoded by the coding sequence ATGACCGGAGAACAGCTCTACGTCTCGCACGCATCCGCCGATCTCGACCTGGTCCAGAACCTGTTCTCGACGGTCAGGAACTTCCCCGTCGGCGTCCACGTCGCGCTCGAAGAGGTCGAATCCGGACGCTCGCGCAAGCGACTCGAGGGGCGGATCGCGAACAGCAACGTCGTCGTCGCGGTGTTGACGGAGCGGTCGGCCGACAGCCGGTGGGTCAACCAGGAGATCGGGTACGCGCTGGCGAAGGGAATCCCCGTCCTACCGCTGTACGCCGACGCCGATCTCCGGGGCGGATTTCTCACCGATATCGAGGGCGTGGCGATCGATCGAGACGATCTCTCGCGGACGATCTTCGAACTCCTCTGTCGGCTCCGGCGGGAACTCGCGCCGCTGGGCGCGCTCTCGGTTCCGAACTGGTACGTCCAGTTTACGTGCACGAGCGTCCGGTGTACGCACCCCGTCGTCCTCGAACTCGAGGCGGACCAGTCGAAGCTCTGGAAGCTTCACGAGCACGGCAAACTGCTCTCCACCTCGTGTGCGGACTGCGGGGCGACGTACGCCTTCGATCCGGCGACGATCGGGTACGTCCGCCGCGAAAACGCCGTTCAGTGA
- a CDS encoding J domain-containing protein: protein MSVAGERRACCDGCGRQVALERLTAVTMPNGDRVACCPSCEPHARNAARTPDTPDSRRGTCDGCAGTFRRRDLEELVLDDGTVVTCCPSCTDEVPGEADGDETESADEPDRALNRCSQCAEWVAEELFLATTIDDRTERLCSSCKVEAEDRGVLKRVAMRRERAREILSVESGADADRLRTAFHEQVKRAHPDRESGSKSAFKLVTDAYDRLRESDH from the coding sequence ATGAGTGTGGCCGGCGAACGTCGAGCGTGCTGTGACGGCTGCGGCCGCCAGGTCGCGCTGGAACGATTGACGGCGGTGACGATGCCGAACGGGGATCGAGTCGCCTGCTGTCCGTCGTGTGAACCCCACGCTCGTAACGCTGCCAGAACGCCCGACACGCCGGACAGCCGACGCGGGACGTGCGACGGCTGTGCGGGAACGTTCCGACGCCGGGACCTCGAGGAACTCGTCCTGGACGACGGCACCGTCGTGACCTGCTGTCCGTCGTGTACGGACGAGGTTCCCGGCGAAGCGGACGGGGACGAGACGGAATCGGCGGACGAACCCGACAGGGCCCTGAACCGGTGTAGCCAGTGTGCCGAGTGGGTCGCCGAGGAACTGTTTCTCGCCACGACGATCGACGACCGGACCGAGCGACTCTGCTCGTCGTGCAAGGTAGAGGCCGAGGACCGCGGCGTGCTCAAACGCGTCGCGATGCGGCGCGAACGAGCCCGAGAGATCCTCAGCGTCGAATCGGGAGCCGACGCCGATCGGCTTCGTACGGCGTTCCACGAGCAGGTCAAGCGCGCCCATCCCGACCGGGAGAGCGGGAGCAAATCCGCGTTCAAGCTGGTCACGGACGCCTACGACAGGCTTCGGGAGAGCGATCACTGA
- a CDS encoding DUF3054 domain-containing protein, whose amino-acid sequence MDAAVRSNNPGGALDRETIALGGADVALLAGILLVGQRSHGVNPLAEPLVALETVIPFVAGWLVMATLAGVYASGVSSSVARTARTTTVAWIAGANVGLLLRASPLFDGGAAWPFPLVITGFGLLALVAWRIGYAAYAGSRS is encoded by the coding sequence ATGGACGCCGCAGTTCGCTCGAACAACCCAGGTGGTGCTCTCGACCGGGAGACGATCGCACTCGGCGGCGCGGACGTCGCGCTGCTAGCCGGGATACTTCTCGTCGGACAGCGGAGCCACGGCGTCAACCCGCTCGCGGAACCGCTCGTAGCGCTCGAAACGGTGATCCCGTTCGTCGCCGGCTGGCTGGTCATGGCGACGCTAGCGGGCGTCTACGCGTCCGGTGTTTCGTCGTCGGTGGCTCGAACGGCCCGCACCACGACGGTCGCTTGGATCGCGGGGGCGAACGTCGGACTGCTCCTTCGGGCGTCGCCGCTGTTCGACGGCGGCGCGGCCTGGCCGTTCCCGCTCGTGATCACCGGGTTCGGACTCCTCGCGCTCGTCGCCTGGCGAATCGGATACGCGGCGTACGCCGGTTCGCGCTCGTAG
- a CDS encoding ornithine cyclodeaminase family protein: MTETLFLTSGDVADLASPAEYVAAVREGYRQRGEGASAQPRSKFLRADPEGMFTSYAAILPDTGAMGGYMYSAGFGAGDAWFMTPLFDADSGEPLALLDGASMNPFKTGAVGAVGVDELAREDAETLAVIGSGAQARGQLRATATVRELTDVRVYSPTPEHCEAFAADFDAELEADVHPVSSSADALAGADVAITATKASDPVFDGDDLEPGTHVTAMGQYSRDERELDTTTIERATYVPDLRERATFDAGSFLAALEAGVVSEDDIHAELGEVVAGNAPGRTDDEEITVFDSGGTGIETVAAAYMLYEKALEEGVGTEISFAPASEALTGD, encoded by the coding sequence ATGACCGAGACGCTGTTTCTCACCAGCGGAGACGTCGCTGACCTCGCATCGCCCGCAGAGTACGTCGCAGCCGTCCGAGAGGGGTATCGCCAGCGCGGCGAGGGCGCCTCCGCCCAGCCGCGGTCGAAGTTCCTCCGGGCCGACCCCGAGGGGATGTTCACCAGCTACGCCGCCATCCTGCCGGATACCGGCGCGATGGGCGGCTACATGTACAGCGCCGGATTCGGGGCCGGCGACGCCTGGTTCATGACGCCGCTGTTCGACGCCGACAGCGGCGAACCGCTCGCCCTGCTCGACGGGGCGAGCATGAATCCCTTCAAGACCGGCGCCGTCGGCGCCGTCGGCGTCGACGAACTCGCGCGCGAGGACGCGGAGACGCTCGCGGTCATCGGCAGCGGCGCACAGGCCCGTGGGCAACTCCGCGCGACGGCGACCGTCCGCGAGCTCACCGACGTCCGCGTCTACTCGCCGACGCCCGAACACTGCGAGGCGTTCGCCGCGGACTTCGACGCGGAACTCGAGGCCGACGTCCACCCCGTCTCCTCGAGCGCGGACGCGCTCGCCGGCGCGGACGTCGCGATCACGGCGACGAAGGCGAGCGACCCGGTGTTCGACGGCGACGACCTCGAGCCCGGAACGCACGTCACGGCGATGGGCCAGTACAGCAGGGACGAGCGCGAACTGGATACGACCACGATCGAGCGGGCGACGTACGTCCCCGACCTGCGGGAGCGGGCGACGTTCGACGCGGGATCGTTCCTCGCGGCACTCGAGGCGGGCGTCGTGAGCGAGGACGACATCCACGCGGAACTCGGCGAGGTCGTCGCCGGGAACGCACCCGGCCGCACGGACGACGAGGAGATCACCGTCTTCGATAGCGGCGGTACCGGGATCGAGACGGTTGCCGCGGCGTACATGCTCTACGAGAAAGCGCTCGAGGAAGGGGTCGGTACCGAGATCTCGTTTGCACCGGCGAGCGAGGCGCTGACGGGCGACTGA
- a CDS encoding zinc ribbon domain-containing protein, whose product MSPAAVTGAGAYAPRFRISAEAFEEAWGRFQASGVNEKAVAGADEDSLTMAYEAATRALEAADCSASSVDWLAFASSRAPLEEEDLTVRLGAMLALSESTTAHEFTASTRAGTRALWAGMDALESDAETALVVAADAPRGAPDDDVDHAAGAGAAAFVLGSEGPATIVDRGSHTAPYPGTRFRETGSDETQGLDVTRYDRQAFTETIRGAVDSLDSDPEPDAAAIQAPDGKLPYRAASAAGVGTEEIQTCATVHDLGDLGAASVPVSLAGALADGRDSILAVSHGSGAGADAFVVESSDEVPVESALEGGGSLSYAEYLRQRGVVTSGPPSGGGAYVSVPSWRRSLPQRYRLEAGRCVDCGALAFPPSGACGECGALAEYETVRLTGEGTIEAVTTISQGGAPPEFADQQARSGDYAAAIVALESPDGETVSAPAMGTDAEPADFAVGDPVESTIRRIYTQEGVTRYGFKVRSA is encoded by the coding sequence GTGAGCCCAGCAGCCGTCACCGGCGCCGGCGCGTACGCGCCGCGGTTCCGGATCAGCGCTGAGGCCTTCGAGGAAGCCTGGGGACGGTTCCAGGCCTCGGGCGTGAACGAGAAGGCAGTCGCCGGCGCCGACGAGGACTCGCTGACGATGGCGTACGAGGCGGCGACGAGGGCGCTCGAGGCCGCCGACTGCTCTGCCTCGAGCGTCGACTGGCTGGCGTTCGCCTCCTCGCGAGCGCCGCTCGAGGAGGAGGACCTGACCGTCCGCCTCGGCGCGATGCTGGCGCTCTCCGAGTCGACGACCGCCCACGAGTTTACGGCCAGCACGCGGGCCGGCACCCGCGCGCTCTGGGCCGGGATGGACGCGCTCGAGAGCGACGCCGAGACCGCACTCGTCGTCGCGGCCGACGCGCCTCGAGGGGCACCCGACGACGACGTCGATCACGCTGCAGGCGCCGGGGCCGCGGCGTTCGTCCTCGGGTCCGAGGGGCCGGCGACGATCGTCGATCGCGGATCGCACACGGCACCCTATCCCGGTACCCGGTTTCGCGAGACCGGTTCGGACGAGACCCAGGGACTCGACGTCACCAGGTACGACCGGCAGGCGTTCACCGAGACGATCCGCGGCGCAGTCGATAGTCTGGACTCCGATCCGGAGCCGGACGCCGCGGCGATCCAGGCCCCCGACGGAAAACTTCCCTACCGTGCGGCGAGCGCCGCGGGCGTCGGCACTGAGGAGATCCAAACCTGTGCGACCGTCCACGATCTGGGCGACCTCGGAGCCGCGAGCGTCCCCGTCTCGCTCGCCGGCGCGCTCGCGGACGGTCGCGACTCGATCCTCGCCGTCTCTCACGGCAGCGGCGCCGGTGCGGACGCGTTCGTCGTCGAATCGAGCGACGAGGTGCCCGTCGAGAGCGCACTCGAGGGAGGCGGTTCGCTCTCCTACGCCGAGTACCTCCGCCAGCGCGGCGTCGTCACGAGCGGTCCGCCCTCGGGCGGCGGCGCCTACGTCAGCGTCCCCTCCTGGCGGCGGTCGCTCCCGCAGCGCTACCGCCTCGAAGCCGGCCGCTGCGTCGACTGTGGCGCACTGGCGTTCCCGCCGAGCGGCGCCTGCGGCGAGTGCGGTGCGCTCGCGGAGTACGAGACCGTTCGGCTCACCGGCGAGGGAACGATCGAGGCCGTAACGACCATCTCTCAGGGCGGCGCGCCGCCCGAATTCGCCGACCAGCAGGCTCGCTCGGGCGACTACGCGGCCGCGATCGTCGCGCTCGAGTCACCGGACGGCGAGACCGTCAGCGCGCCGGCGATGGGAACCGACGCCGAACCGGCGGACTTCGCGGTCGGCGACCCGGTCGAGTCGACGATTCGACGCATCTACACGCAGGAGGGCGTCACCCGGTACGGGTTCAAGGTTCGGTCCGCCTGA
- a CDS encoding thiolase domain-containing protein: protein MRDAYLVGAGQSAFGAFPEESYRSLFRTAFEAAVESVPDGLEPGDVDEAFVGTLGVGGRQLGLSGPAVTEHVGLDGVPCTRVENACAASGFAVRQAVQAVKSGMADVVLAGGFEVMSDLSSDAAKYWLGVSGETEWERLSGTTFAGVYAQMASVHMERYGTTGEQLSRVAVKNHANGAKNPHAQLGFECSLEDAQSAPVVADPLNLYHCCPTSDGAACALIVSEDVVAEYADEPIRVAGVGAGSDSVGLFQRDSYTGVPASERAAESAYEMAGIDPEDLDFAEVHDCFAIAELLAYEDLGFCERGKAGQLIESGATEPTGELPVNTSGGLKSKGHPIGATGAGQVVEAFKQLSGTAGPRQLENPTRGLTHNVGGSGGAAVVHILERTDTEVEA, encoded by the coding sequence ATGCGAGACGCGTACCTCGTCGGCGCGGGACAGTCGGCGTTCGGGGCCTTTCCCGAGGAGAGCTATCGATCACTGTTTCGAACGGCGTTCGAGGCCGCCGTCGAGAGCGTTCCCGACGGCCTCGAGCCGGGAGACGTGGACGAGGCGTTCGTCGGGACCCTCGGCGTCGGCGGCCGGCAACTCGGCCTCTCGGGGCCGGCCGTGACCGAGCACGTGGGGTTGGATGGGGTGCCGTGTACCCGCGTCGAGAACGCCTGCGCGGCCAGCGGGTTCGCCGTCCGGCAGGCCGTCCAGGCCGTTAAGTCGGGAATGGCCGACGTCGTCCTCGCGGGCGGGTTCGAAGTCATGTCCGATCTGAGCTCCGACGCGGCGAAGTACTGGCTCGGCGTCTCCGGCGAGACCGAGTGGGAGCGTCTCTCTGGAACCACGTTCGCCGGCGTCTACGCCCAGATGGCGAGCGTCCACATGGAGCGGTACGGAACGACCGGGGAACAGCTCTCTCGGGTCGCCGTGAAGAACCACGCCAACGGGGCGAAGAACCCCCACGCCCAGCTGGGCTTCGAGTGCTCGCTCGAGGACGCCCAGTCCGCGCCGGTCGTCGCGGATCCGCTGAACCTGTATCACTGCTGTCCGACCTCGGACGGCGCGGCCTGCGCGCTGATCGTCAGCGAGGACGTCGTCGCGGAGTACGCGGACGAGCCGATCCGGGTCGCCGGCGTCGGCGCCGGCAGCGATAGCGTCGGCCTCTTCCAGCGCGACAGCTACACCGGCGTCCCCGCGAGCGAGCGGGCGGCCGAGTCGGCCTACGAGATGGCCGGAATCGATCCCGAGGATCTCGACTTCGCGGAGGTCCACGACTGCTTCGCGATCGCCGAACTGCTGGCCTACGAGGATCTCGGCTTCTGCGAACGCGGCAAGGCCGGTCAGTTAATCGAGTCCGGTGCGACCGAACCCACCGGGGAACTCCCCGTCAACACCTCCGGCGGACTCAAGTCGAAGGGCCACCCCATCGGCGCGACGGGCGCCGGGCAGGTCGTCGAAGCGTTCAAACAGCTCTCCGGGACGGCGGGGCCGCGACAGCTCGAGAACCCGACGCGCGGGCTCACCCACAACGTCGGCGGCAGCGGGGGTGCGGCGGTCGTCCACATTCTGGAACGGACCGATACGGAGGTGGAGGCGTGA